From Plasmodium brasilianum strain Bolivian I chromosome 2, whole genome shotgun sequence, one genomic window encodes:
- a CDS encoding SDH5 domain-containing protein — protein sequence MKHISSFLRKFICTHKNMTEEDFTILKKKLRYKFRSVGMLELDTLINSYINLNINKIDKDKAKLLYNLIDIDTNNLIKLFYFYSNKDNHNMEKLSHFLKNMNEKEIKDTFKLLIDILNNNERHTTSP from the exons ATGAAGCATATTTCGAGTTTTTTACGAAAGTTCATTTGTactcataaaaatatgactGAGGAAGATTtcacaattttaaaaaaaaagttaagatATAAATTTAGAAGT GTTGGCATGCTAGAGCTAGATACGTTAATAAACAGTTACATAAACTTgaacattaataaaattgataaagataaagcaaaattactatataatttaattgatatagatacaaataatttaataaagttgttttatttttattcaaacAAGGATAATCATAACATGGAGAAGCTAtcccattttttaaaaaatatgaatgaaaaagaaataaaagatacgtttaaattattaattgatATTCTTAATAATAACGAAAGGCATACTACATCaccataa